CGATGTGAGGAGCGCCGGTCGCGTAATAGATCGGTGTCGTGAGATACCTGCGGGAGGCTTCGGTCAACGCCCCCCTCCCGAGGCTCCCTGGACTTCGACTTTGAGCGCCTCGAGTCCTAGGGTTCGGCGATCTCCGTCCTCGGTTCGCAGCGTGACCTGCTCGCCCCAAATGTCCACGGAGAGGACCTTTTCTTCGCCTCGGGTGGTGCGGAGCACACGCCCTTCCCGGGGGAATCGACGCCTGGCCTGGACGTACGTCTCGTGCTCGTACATCAGGCAACACATGAGCCGGCCGCAACAACCGGAGATCTGGGCCGGATTGAGGGAAAGACTCTGGTCCTTCGCGAGCTGGAGCGAGACCGGCTTCAGCTCGGGAAGCCAGGTGGAGCAACAGAGCTCCCGCCCGCACCGTCCCACGCCCCCCAGGAGTGCCGATTCATCCCGCACCCCGATCTGCCTCAGCTCGATCCGGGTGCGGAAGGTGCGGGCGAGCTCGCGCACGAGCTCCCGGAAGTCCACGCGACGCTCGGCCGTGAAATAGATCGTCAGCTTCTTGCGATCGAACTGCCACTCGGCCTCGGTGACCTTCATCTTGAGCCCGAAGCGCTCGACCTGCCGGCGGGTCTCTCGCCGGACGCGGTGTTCGTCCTGGCGCAGGGTGTCCGCGGCACGGACCTCCTGGTCGCGCGCGACCCGCAAGACCTTACGTTCGGGGGTGGGGGTGGAGCATCCACTGGAGGACGAGCACTTCCTCTCGGCGACCTGACCGAGTGCGAGCACCTCCCCCAGATCCTCCCCGCGGTCCGCCTCGACGATGACGTGGTGTCCCACGGCGAGGCTCATCGCGGAAGTGTAATAACCCTTCCGATTTCCCTTGAAGCCGATTTCTGCGAAGATTCCCAAGCGTTCCCCCCGTCCGTCAGCTTTCTCGGGGCTCTCGCCAGGCCCCGATCGTCTCGAACTTCCGCCACCGCAGCGCGCGGCGCTCGTGTACGTCCATCCGGCGGAGCTCATCGAGATGCCGGACGAGCGCTTCCTTCACGGCCTCGGCCGTGCGGTCCCAGTCCGCGTGGGCGCCCCCCGGTGGCTCCGAAATCACCTCGTCCGCGACCCCGAGCTCGACGAGGTCGCGCGATGTGAGACGAAGGGCTTCGGCCGCCCGCCCCCGGTGCTCCGCAGATCGCCAGAGGATCGCGGCGCACCCCTCGGGCGAGATCACCGAATACACGGCGTGCTCGAGCATGAGGATCCGATCCGTCACTCCCAGCGCGAGCGCGCCGCCCGAGCCGCCCTCGCCGATCACGACCGAGACGAGGGGAACCCGGAGCCGAGCCATCTCGCGGAGATTCATCGCGATCGCCTCGGCCTGTCCCCGCTTTTCAGCCCCGATCCCGGGGTAGGCCCCCGGCGTGTCGATCAGGGTGACGACGGGGCGTCCGAACTTCTCCGCCATGCGCATGAGCCGGAGCGCCTTCCGGTACCCTTCCGGGTGAGGCATCCCGAAGTTGCGATGGAGGTTCTCCTTCATGTCCCGTCCCTTCTGGTGCCCGATCACCATGACCGGGTTCCCACCCAGGCGAGCCCACCCCCCGACGATCGCTGCGTCGTCCCGGAAGGAGCGGTCGCCGTGGAGCTCGATCCAGTCCGTGAAGGCCCGCGCGATGTAGTCGAGGGTGAACGGCCGGCGAGGATGCCGGGCAACTAGGACCTGCTCGAGCGGGGTGAGGTTTCGGTAGGTCTCGTCCCGCAGGACGGAGAGCTTGGCGCGGAGCTCACCCAGCTCCTCGGCGACATCCATCCCTTTTTTCTCGGCGAGCTCGAGGAGGTTTTCGATCTGCTCCTCCAACTCGACCATATCCTTCTCGAAATCGAGATGGGGCGTGTTCGCCAAAGCGTCCTCCAGGTGCGTGAGGTCCCGCTCCCGGCGCCTTCGTGAGGGCGTGGGTCCTCCCGGTAGCGCTATTCTAACGGGGCTTCCCGGCGCCGGAGAAGGGTGGCGGGCCGGACTGCTTCGGGGGTTCCGACGCGCGGGCGTCCGGGTCCTGAGGGGATCTGGCCCGGTGGGCCCCTAACCGAGTCCAGCGGGGGGATCGCCCCGTACGACCTCGAAGGGCTCGGCCGGCTCGCCGCCCGTGCGCGCTGCCCAGAACCTCGCGCTGACCGAGGAAAAGTCCGGGTTGAGATGTTCGCCGTGGGTGGCCTCGAACTGAGCGAGGGCCTCACCTTTGCGCGCGATCCTACTCCCCACCGGGACGAAGAAGGTAGGACGAAAGCTCGCGGTCGCGTCTCCCGGGTTGTAGGCGAGAATCGAGTGCGCGCCTACCGCCTCGCCGGCGATCGTCTCATGCACGATCCGGATCGGGGAGAATGCGTGGTTCTTGGTGGGAAGATAGAGGAGCTCCGGCCTCATCTCGCGGAGCGCGTCACGACAGATCCGGCGCAGATCTTCCTCCAGCGGGATTTCCGCGGACCCGGCATTCCCCACGAAATAACGCACGTCCATCGCGCGCCCGGCCGCCTTCGCGCTCTCCGCCAGCCGCCTCCCTTCCGTCGCTTCGACTCCGCGGGTCAGGGTGAGGAGCGTGACGCGGTCGCCTCGCTCTCGGTGAAGGAGGAGGGTCGCCCCACAGCCGGCCTCCGCATCGCCGGGCCGAACGCTTACGGCGAGAACCCGAAGCCGTAAGCGCCCTCCCACCGGAGTCGGATCCGCGTCGCTCTCGTCCAGCGTCACCCGCGGCCTCGGGCCGCGCGCGACGAGTCCCGCCACCTTGCTCAGGAGCTCGTCCTTCGAGAAGGGCTTCACGATGAGGTCGTCGGCGCTCCCCTCGAAGGCCTTCCAGTGCGGATCGGCGCGGGCCTGCGATGTCGCCGCGAGGATGGGAGTCCCCGGCTGGTGGCGGCGGCTCGCCACGGCGACGGCGACCCCGTTTTGCCCCGGGAGATTCAGGTCGGTGATGACCAGATCCCACACTTCGCTCTGGACGAGTGAGGTCCCGCGCACGCCGTCCTGCACGAGGGTGACGACGTAACACCCCTCCGCTTCGAGGAGGAACTTGACGAGATGGGCCTGATCGAGGTCGTCCTCGACGAGAAGGACGCGACGGAGCGGCCGTTCGGCGGAGTCTTGCACCATGACCCGATTAGTGGCCCCCTTGGTCGGCGGGTGCAAGGGGCTCCCTCCCGTGGGTGCGCGTCCCTAGGGCAACTTCGGCGTCCCTCTTCCTCCGACCGCGATCCCACCTTCGGGGCGAAGGTCCTCCGGTCGCCCGCGTGCCTCCGGATCGGGTTCCGGGACGAGAAGCCAAACCATGAGCCCCATTCCCACGACGGAAATGGCGGCGAGGACCGTGTTGGCCCCGTACCCGGCCCGCGCGAAGAGGGGGCCCGCGAGGGTTCCTCCCACAGCGAAGCCGATCTGTCCGAGGGCCACGTTCAGCGACAGTAGCGTTCCGCGCCGGTCGTCCTCCACGAGTCCGGTCAGGAGGGCGGAAAAGGGGCTGACCCGCATCGCGACGAGCCCCATGACGAAGAAGAAGTAAATCATAGCCGCCAACGGGCTCCCCACCACGAAGGTCGTCAGCGCCATCGCGACGGATAAGCCGGCGCAGGAGACGAGGATGATCTGCTTCCGACCCGCCCGGTCCGAGATTCGCCCGGCCTGCGGTCCGACGAGGACGTTCGCGACTCCGCCGATGAGAAAAAGCGTCGCGATCTGGTTGGGCGTGGCGCCGAGGTCGGTCTCGAGCCAGATCGGGAGATACACGACGTAGAGCGAGATTCCGAGAAAGGTGAGAAAAAAGGCGCCGACCGCTCCGAGGACTCCCGGGCGCCGCACCAGCGCGGCGTAGGCCCGGACGGTTCCGGCCGGAGTCACGGGATCGGGGCTCCGCGCGACGTCCGGTTGGGGGAGGCGGAAAAAAACGAGGAGGAAGGTGAGGCCGGTTGCCAGGGCGAACAGGTAAAAGGGAGCCCGGAAGCCGAATGCTCCCGCCAGAACCACGCCGAGCGGGATTCCGAGAATCTGCCCCACTCCCCACCCACTCATGATCCACCCGGTGGCCCACCCCCGCCTCTCGTAAGGGAAGTAGTCCCCGACGTACGAGACGGCCGCCCCGCTCAGGACCCCTCCCGCCATCCCCGCGAGGAGGCGCACCCCGATAAAGCTGGCGTATCCGGTGACGAAGACGTGGAGGGCGAGAGCCACCGTCATCGTTCCCGTGCCGAGAAGGAGAATCCTCCTCCTCCCGATCCGGTCCGAGAATGGTCCGGCGATCACCGCGAAGACCCCCACCATCAGGGAATACGCGGCGACGAGCGTTCCGAGGAGCGTCTCGCGGATCCCCAGAGCCGTCCCGACGAGGGGGAGGATGGGGGCGACGATCATCGTCTGGCTGCTGGCCGAAAAAACGAGGAGCCAGAGCGCGAATACGACGAGGGAGGGACTGGGGTGCCGCTCGGATGGGGTGATGGTTCGGGTCACCTCTCCGGAAGAGCGAACACGAGAAGGGTGTTCCCTCCCGAGGGGTGCCGCACGTCCTGGCTCACGTAACTCGGGACCTGGCGCGGACTCGTTCCGCCGACCCCGGCCGTGACCGCGATGTACTGGCGGCCGTCCGCGGAATACGAGATCACCGATCCCTGGGCGGAGGTGGGGAGCCGGGTCTCCCAGAGCGTCTCGCCGGTCTCGACATCGTAGGCGTGAAAGCCGCGGTCCAGATCCCCCGCGAAGGCGGTTCCGCCGGCCGTCGTGAGGACTCCGGTGATGAAGGACGCCCGCTGTTCGATCGCCCAGGCCTCTTCCATCGTTTCGACGTCGAAGGCGGCCAGGCGCCCGATCTTCCCACCCACCCAGGGCATTTCGAACCACTGCCGGGCGGCCCCGACCGAGCCACCTCCTTCCGCGAGGTTCACCGCCTGTCCGCGGATCTCCATGCAGGTCTGGCTCATGGGGACGACGATGAGGCCGGACTCGGGAGTATAGGACATCGGATGCCAGTTCTTCCCGCCCGCGGTCCCCGGGCAAACGGAGATCCAGTCGCCGACTCGCGCGTTCACGATGTCCTCGCGGTATCTCACCTCACCGGTGGCACGGTCGAGATGCTCGAAGGCGTTCTGCGGGAGCGCTTCCATGAGATCGATGTGGGCGCCGGTTTCGCGGTCGGTCTTCCAGAGGATCCCATGTTTTCCCATCGCGAGCATGGTCCGGCGGCCGCCCACGTCCACGAGCACCGGCTCGAAGGCCTCGTCGAGATCGAGCGCCTCGCCGGGCACGTATTGCCGGTACCATTGGAGCTCACCGGTGCCCGGGTCGAGGGCCAGGTGGGAGTTCGTGTAGAGGACGTTGTGGTCCACCGTGAGGCCGCGGCTCGCCGGCACCCAGGGTTTCGCGTTCGAAACCGGCCAGTAAATCAGCCCGAGCTCCGGGTCG
This DNA window, taken from Gemmatimonadota bacterium, encodes the following:
- a CDS encoding acetyl-CoA carboxylase carboxyltransferase subunit alpha — protein: MANTPHLDFEKDMVELEEQIENLLELAEKKGMDVAEELGELRAKLSVLRDETYRNLTPLEQVLVARHPRRPFTLDYIARAFTDWIELHGDRSFRDDAAIVGGWARLGGNPVMVIGHQKGRDMKENLHRNFGMPHPEGYRKALRLMRMAEKFGRPVVTLIDTPGAYPGIGAEKRGQAEAIAMNLREMARLRVPLVSVVIGEGGSGGALALGVTDRILMLEHAVYSVISPEGCAAILWRSAEHRGRAAEALRLTSRDLVELGVADEVISEPPGGAHADWDRTAEAVKEALVRHLDELRRMDVHERRALRWRKFETIGAWREPRES
- a CDS encoding MFS transporter gives rise to the protein MTRTITPSERHPSPSLVVFALWLLVFSASSQTMIVAPILPLVGTALGIRETLLGTLVAAYSLMVGVFAVIAGPFSDRIGRRRILLLGTGTMTVALALHVFVTGYASFIGVRLLAGMAGGVLSGAAVSYVGDYFPYERRGWATGWIMSGWGVGQILGIPLGVVLAGAFGFRAPFYLFALATGLTFLLVFFRLPQPDVARSPDPVTPAGTVRAYAALVRRPGVLGAVGAFFLTFLGISLYVVYLPIWLETDLGATPNQIATLFLIGGVANVLVGPQAGRISDRAGRKQIILVSCAGLSVAMALTTFVVGSPLAAMIYFFFVMGLVAMRVSPFSALLTGLVEDDRRGTLLSLNVALGQIGFAVGGTLAGPLFARAGYGANTVLAAISVVGMGLMVWLLVPEPDPEARGRPEDLRPEGGIAVGGRGTPKLP
- the ricT gene encoding regulatory iron-sulfur-containing complex subunit RicT, whose protein sequence is MGIFAEIGFKGNRKGYYTSAMSLAVGHHVIVEADRGEDLGEVLALGQVAERKCSSSSGCSTPTPERKVLRVARDQEVRAADTLRQDEHRVRRETRRQVERFGLKMKVTEAEWQFDRKKLTIYFTAERRVDFRELVRELARTFRTRIELRQIGVRDESALLGGVGRCGRELCCSTWLPELKPVSLQLAKDQSLSLNPAQISGCCGRLMCCLMYEHETYVQARRRFPREGRVLRTTRGEEKVLSVDIWGEQVTLRTEDGDRRTLGLEALKVEVQGASGGGR
- a CDS encoding response regulator, encoding MHPPTKGATNRVMVQDSAERPLRRVLLVEDDLDQAHLVKFLLEAEGCYVVTLVQDGVRGTSLVQSEVWDLVITDLNLPGQNGVAVAVASRRHQPGTPILAATSQARADPHWKAFEGSADDLIVKPFSKDELLSKVAGLVARGPRPRVTLDESDADPTPVGGRLRLRVLAVSVRPGDAEAGCGATLLLHRERGDRVTLLTLTRGVEATEGRRLAESAKAAGRAMDVRYFVGNAGSAEIPLEEDLRRICRDALREMRPELLYLPTKNHAFSPIRIVHETIAGEAVGAHSILAYNPGDATASFRPTFFVPVGSRIARKGEALAQFEATHGEHLNPDFSSVSARFWAARTGGEPAEPFEVVRGDPPAGLG